One stretch of Chryseobacterium sp. LJ668 DNA includes these proteins:
- a CDS encoding radical SAM protein: MPVRNYTYYDYTISLCPECLKRVGAKIIIEDEAVFMTKRCPDHGFFKTMIAADVQYYKNIRNYNKASEMPVHFGTDVEFGCPYDCGLCVDHEQHSCLSIVEVTDRCNLTCPTCYAMSSPHYGSHRSLEQIEAMFDTIVKNEGEPDVVQISGGEPTIHPEFFKIMDIAKSKPIKHLMLNTNGIRIANDPGFAEKLATYAPEFEIYLQFDSFKPEVLEDFRGKDLTNVRMKALEKLNELNLSTTLVIVLQKGKNIDEIGKLIEFALKQKCVRGITFQPVEVAGRNREDSVHEKITLTEVRQEILNQFPLLNGDDIIPVPCNPDSLAMGYILKLEGETIPLTRYINPADLLNNETKNTIVYEQDAGLQMQLLDIFSTGISVDQVQPKVNQLLCCLPEVSAPNLDYDNLFRIIIMNFMDAHDFDVRAVKKSCVHIVNKDLKMIPFETMNLFYRDDKMKYLEELRRDDKVLF; encoded by the coding sequence ATGCCGGTAAGAAATTATACCTATTACGATTATACAATCAGCCTTTGTCCAGAATGCCTGAAAAGAGTAGGCGCAAAGATCATCATTGAAGATGAAGCGGTTTTTATGACCAAAAGATGCCCTGATCACGGTTTCTTTAAAACGATGATTGCTGCAGACGTTCAGTATTACAAAAATATTAGAAACTATAATAAAGCATCGGAAATGCCTGTTCATTTTGGGACAGATGTAGAATTTGGCTGTCCTTATGATTGTGGCTTGTGTGTTGATCATGAGCAACATAGCTGTCTTTCTATTGTGGAAGTGACCGACCGCTGTAACCTGACCTGTCCCACGTGTTATGCAATGTCATCACCGCATTACGGTAGTCACAGAAGTTTGGAGCAAATTGAGGCAATGTTTGATACCATTGTTAAAAACGAAGGCGAACCCGATGTCGTTCAGATCAGTGGTGGAGAACCTACAATTCATCCTGAATTTTTTAAAATCATGGATATTGCCAAGTCGAAGCCTATTAAACATTTAATGCTCAATACCAACGGAATTCGAATTGCCAATGATCCCGGTTTTGCAGAAAAGCTCGCAACTTATGCTCCGGAATTTGAAATTTATCTTCAGTTTGATTCTTTTAAGCCTGAAGTTTTGGAAGATTTCAGGGGGAAAGATCTGACGAATGTCCGTATGAAAGCTTTAGAAAAATTAAATGAATTAAATCTTTCCACAACATTGGTTATTGTCCTTCAGAAAGGAAAAAATATTGACGAGATCGGAAAGCTGATTGAGTTTGCTTTAAAACAAAAATGCGTTCGTGGAATCACTTTTCAGCCTGTTGAAGTTGCAGGAAGAAACCGTGAAGATTCAGTTCACGAAAAAATTACATTGACAGAAGTAAGACAGGAAATTTTAAACCAGTTTCCGCTGTTGAACGGTGATGATATAATTCCTGTTCCGTGTAATCCGGATTCTTTGGCAATGGGGTATATTCTAAAGCTGGAAGGTGAAACGATACCTTTGACGCGATATATCAATCCTGCTGATTTGCTGAATAATGAAACGAAAAATACGATCGTCTACGAACAGGATGCCGGTTTGCAAATGCAGCTATTAGATATTTTCAGTACCGGAATTTCTGTAGATCAGGTTCAGCCGAAGGTCAATCAGTTATTGTGTTGTCTCCCGGAAGTTTCGGCCCCGAATTTAGATTACGACAATTTGTTTAGGATTATCATTATGAATTTTATGGATGCACACGATTTTGATGTTCGAGCAGTAAAAAAATCATGCGTTCATATTGTGAATAAAGATCTGAAAATGATCCCGTTCGAAACCATGAATTTGTTTTACAGAGATGATAAAATGAAGTATTTGGAGGAATTGAGAAGGGATGATAAGGTTTTGTTTTAA
- a CDS encoding prolipoprotein diacylglyceryl transferase produces the protein MMDFPVTFQIFGKTILAHPVFETLGIFVAMRYYFYLKRKSTEKMSFNTSAAVLIGATAGALIGSKLIGNLENPYVLFENFSFKRFWTNNTIVGGLTFGLIGVEIAKKVVGHKESTGDLIVFPLILAIIIGRIGCFFMGVHEETYGLPTESIFGMHLGDEYLRHPVALYEIAFLLFMWFELKMIARKNKYVSGFLFKLFMLSYFSFRFLLDFIKPKIDMIGNLGTIQLVCLSMIIYYIYVLKSERNLIQPKKIIKL, from the coding sequence ATGATGGATTTTCCTGTTACATTTCAAATTTTTGGAAAAACGATTCTTGCGCACCCTGTGTTTGAAACACTAGGGATATTCGTAGCAATGCGTTATTATTTTTATTTAAAAAGAAAATCTACTGAAAAAATGTCTTTTAATACTTCGGCTGCCGTACTCATTGGTGCAACAGCAGGAGCTTTGATCGGTTCAAAATTGATCGGAAATCTCGAAAACCCGTATGTTTTGTTTGAAAATTTTAGCTTTAAAAGATTTTGGACGAATAATACCATTGTTGGCGGATTAACTTTCGGATTAATCGGTGTAGAAATAGCCAAGAAAGTTGTCGGTCACAAAGAAAGTACAGGAGATTTGATCGTTTTTCCTTTAATTTTAGCGATCATTATCGGACGGATAGGTTGTTTTTTCATGGGAGTTCATGAAGAAACTTACGGATTACCCACAGAATCTATTTTCGGAATGCATCTTGGTGATGAATATCTCAGACATCCTGTCGCATTATATGAGATTGCATTTTTACTTTTCATGTGGTTTGAACTGAAAATGATTGCTCGGAAGAATAAATATGTTTCCGGATTTTTGTTTAAACTTTTTATGCTGAGTTATTTTTCATTCAGATTTCTTTTAGATTTTATTAAACCTAAAATTGATATGATCGGGAATTTGGGAACCATTCAACTAGTCTGTCTTTCAATGATTATTTATTATATTTATGTATTAAAAAGCGAGAGAAATTTAATTCAACCTAAAAAAATAATTAAATTATGA
- a CDS encoding GMP reductase — protein sequence MRIENDIKLGFKDVMFRPKRSTLKSRSEVDLEREFTFLHTQKKWKGTPIIAANMDTVGTFEMAVQLAKDKIITAVHKHYTVEEWSEFLENQDKSIHQYIALSTGTGKADEEKIKVILDQHPQIEFLCIDVANGYSEHFVQFVKKARANFPDKIIIAGNVVTGEMVEELLLVGADIIKVGIGPGSVCTTRVKTGVGYPQLSAIIECSDAAHGLKGHIIADGGCKVPGDVAKAFGGGADFVMLGGMFAGHDESGGEMIEENGKKFKLFYGMSSKTAMDKHAGGVAEYRASEGKTVKIKYKGPVSETVKDILGGVRSTCTYVGASTLRELSKRTTFIRVQEQENQIFND from the coding sequence ATGCGGATAGAAAATGATATAAAGCTGGGCTTTAAAGATGTGATGTTCAGACCAAAACGTTCAACTTTAAAATCAAGATCAGAAGTTGACCTGGAAAGAGAGTTTACCTTCCTTCACACTCAAAAAAAATGGAAAGGCACCCCCATTATTGCAGCCAATATGGACACCGTGGGAACTTTTGAAATGGCTGTTCAACTGGCAAAAGATAAAATTATCACCGCAGTACACAAACATTACACCGTTGAAGAATGGTCAGAATTCCTTGAAAATCAAGACAAAAGCATTCATCAATACATCGCTCTGAGTACCGGAACAGGAAAGGCTGACGAAGAAAAAATTAAAGTAATTCTTGATCAACATCCTCAGATTGAATTTCTGTGTATTGATGTAGCTAATGGCTATTCTGAACATTTTGTGCAGTTTGTAAAAAAAGCAAGAGCCAATTTTCCTGATAAAATAATTATTGCCGGAAATGTGGTAACCGGAGAAATGGTAGAAGAACTTCTTTTGGTGGGTGCAGACATTATCAAAGTGGGAATTGGTCCAGGATCGGTATGCACAACGAGAGTAAAAACCGGTGTTGGTTATCCTCAGCTTTCCGCCATTATCGAATGTTCAGATGCGGCCCATGGATTAAAAGGTCATATCATTGCAGACGGCGGGTGTAAGGTTCCGGGAGATGTTGCGAAAGCCTTTGGCGGTGGAGCAGATTTTGTAATGCTCGGCGGAATGTTTGCCGGTCACGATGAAAGCGGTGGCGAAATGATAGAAGAAAATGGTAAAAAGTTTAAACTGTTCTACGGAATGAGTTCTAAAACCGCAATGGATAAACATGCAGGCGGCGTTGCTGAGTACAGAGCTTCGGAAGGAAAAACAGTAAAAATAAAATACAAAGGTCCGGTATCCGAAACTGTGAAAGATATCCTGGGCGGAGTGCGCTCTACCTGTACATATGTTGGCGCTTCTACACTCAGAGAATTATCAAAAAGAACAACTTTTATAAGAGTCCAGGAGCAGGAAAACCAAATTTTTAATGATTAA
- the fabG gene encoding 3-oxoacyl-[acyl-carrier-protein] reductase: MKLLEGKVALITGATRGIGKGIAEIFAQQGAKVAFTYAGSVEKAKELETALSSVTQIKGYQSDASDYDAAQKLVEEVMAEFGKIDILVNNAGITKDNLLMRMSKDDWDTIIKVNLDSVFNLTKAVIKPMMKAKSGSIINMTSVVGVKGNAGQANYAASKAGVIGFTKSIALELGSRNIRCNAIAPGFIETEMTAALDEKTVQGWREGIPLKRGGQPEDVANACVFFGSEMSSYISGQVLNVDGGMLT, translated from the coding sequence ATGAAATTATTAGAAGGAAAAGTAGCGCTAATTACCGGAGCTACAAGAGGTATCGGAAAAGGAATTGCTGAAATTTTCGCTCAACAGGGTGCTAAAGTAGCTTTTACTTATGCCGGTTCTGTGGAAAAGGCAAAAGAATTAGAAACTGCTTTAAGTTCTGTAACTCAAATTAAGGGATATCAGTCTGATGCTTCAGATTATGATGCCGCTCAAAAGTTAGTAGAAGAAGTAATGGCTGAGTTCGGCAAGATTGATATTTTGGTCAACAATGCTGGAATTACAAAAGATAACCTATTGATGAGAATGTCAAAAGACGACTGGGATACCATCATCAAAGTCAATTTAGATTCTGTATTCAACCTTACCAAGGCTGTAATTAAGCCAATGATGAAGGCAAAATCGGGCTCTATCATCAATATGACCTCTGTGGTTGGTGTAAAAGGAAATGCCGGACAGGCAAACTATGCTGCTTCTAAAGCTGGAGTTATTGGTTTTACAAAATCTATAGCGCTTGAATTAGGTTCAAGAAATATCCGTTGCAACGCTATTGCTCCGGGATTTATTGAAACCGAAATGACAGCCGCTTTAGATGAAAAAACAGTTCAGGGATGGAGAGAAGGTATTCCTTTGAAAAGAGGAGGACAACCGGAAGACGTAGCCAATGCGTGTGTATTTTTTGGAAGCGAAATGTCGTCTTATATTTCCGGACAGGTATTGAATGTAGACGGCGGAATGCTTACTTAA
- the rsmI gene encoding 16S rRNA (cytidine(1402)-2'-O)-methyltransferase, with the protein MSGILYFVPTPVGNLEDMTFRAIKVLKEVDYILCEDTRTSGVLLKHYEISKPLKSYHLHNEHQATEKIITDLRSGQNIAIITDAGTPGISDPGYLLAKAGSDNSIEMICLPGATALIPALVVSGLPNNEFLFAGFLPPKKGRQTKLKQLAEEKKTIVLYESPHKINTTLEQIKEFFGEETRASLSREISKKFEETKRGTIDELIEFSKSKTLKGEIVLIVNNSIK; encoded by the coding sequence TTGAGCGGAATCCTATATTTTGTTCCAACACCTGTCGGGAACTTAGAAGACATGACTTTCAGAGCGATAAAAGTGCTGAAAGAAGTAGATTATATTTTATGCGAAGATACGCGGACTTCGGGAGTGCTTTTGAAACATTACGAGATTTCAAAGCCTTTAAAATCATATCATTTGCACAATGAGCATCAAGCTACTGAAAAAATAATTACAGACCTTAGAAGCGGTCAAAATATCGCCATCATTACCGATGCAGGAACTCCGGGAATTTCTGACCCCGGCTATTTATTGGCAAAAGCCGGTTCGGATAACAGTATTGAAATGATCTGTCTTCCAGGAGCAACCGCTTTGATTCCGGCGCTGGTGGTTTCCGGATTACCAAATAATGAATTTTTGTTTGCAGGTTTCCTTCCTCCAAAAAAAGGAAGACAAACAAAACTGAAACAATTAGCAGAAGAGAAAAAAACCATTGTTTTATACGAAAGTCCGCATAAGATCAACACGACTTTAGAACAGATCAAAGAATTTTTCGGGGAAGAAACAAGAGCAAGTTTGAGCCGGGAAATTTCAAAAAAATTTGAAGAAACAAAAAGAGGTACAATTGATGAGTTAATTGAATTTTCTAAAAGTAAAACTTTAAAAGGCGAAATTGTCCTCATTGTGAATAATTCAATCAAGTAA
- a CDS encoding ring-infected erythrocyte surface antigen domain-containing protein: MQNIQDLQEKIFFESKNIISILDKINHIDELLSKQNLIDELADRISFLKLLNSKVEYYQNNDLQFSDNQTVEMKAESQDFLHGIMEEEAIFNNELNEIGVSESNLPSNVMEEEAIFNNQLNEIVENEYHENLVSIAEEENIAEDSEILNEEDTIQEDLNIESAREESIFDHQMNEIEEDVSEETSKVLSFVDEERILENSVPEDDSSDEETFDQKVTEEEAIFNNQLNEIDEFENEISDESVSDLFEEEEKIQENHESLRTNENSAEKIPNMFESEQLEDEILIEESENDSVSDDFKYDEDEMITENSNVESILTEIKRDTESDNESSVLKAEETDRRKIVDIDRPLPEAEKEKPASDESFENLEAYQREKKIRLANIKGLKTIQTLFDDDPLSREIPQEKQDSISKEDTGSILKTNIPTEYMEAEKQKPEFRLDLNDRMAFTKLLFGGSQTDLNHAVSELNKCKNLEEAKEYLSELYYDRKWNKVDEYAQRLWILVENKFL; this comes from the coding sequence ATGCAGAACATCCAAGATTTACAGGAAAAAATTTTTTTTGAATCTAAGAATATCATTAGTATTCTTGACAAAATAAACCATATTGACGAGCTACTTTCTAAGCAAAATCTTATCGATGAGCTTGCAGACAGAATTTCATTTTTAAAACTGCTGAATTCTAAAGTGGAGTATTACCAAAATAATGATTTACAGTTTTCAGATAATCAAACAGTTGAAATGAAAGCAGAGTCTCAGGATTTTTTACACGGGATCATGGAAGAGGAAGCTATTTTTAACAACGAACTGAATGAGATTGGAGTAAGTGAAAGCAATCTCCCCAGCAATGTGATGGAAGAAGAGGCCATTTTCAATAATCAACTCAATGAAATTGTTGAAAATGAATACCATGAAAATCTGGTCAGTATTGCAGAAGAGGAGAATATTGCAGAAGATTCTGAAATTTTGAATGAAGAAGATACAATTCAGGAAGATTTAAATATAGAAAGTGCTAGAGAAGAATCAATTTTTGACCATCAGATGAATGAAATCGAAGAAGATGTATCTGAAGAAACTTCAAAAGTTTTAAGCTTTGTGGATGAAGAAAGAATTCTTGAAAATTCTGTTCCAGAAGATGATTCCAGTGATGAGGAAACATTTGACCAGAAAGTGACAGAAGAAGAGGCTATTTTTAATAATCAGTTAAACGAAATTGATGAGTTTGAAAATGAAATTTCAGATGAAAGCGTTTCAGATTTATTTGAAGAGGAAGAAAAAATTCAGGAAAATCATGAGTCTCTGAGAACAAATGAAAATTCAGCTGAAAAAATTCCTAATATGTTTGAGTCTGAGCAGCTCGAAGATGAAATTTTGATTGAAGAGTCTGAAAATGACTCTGTTTCAGACGATTTTAAATATGATGAAGATGAAATGATCACAGAAAATTCTAATGTAGAAAGCATTCTTACAGAAATAAAGAGAGATACTGAATCGGATAACGAAAGTTCGGTATTAAAAGCTGAAGAAACTGACAGGAGAAAAATCGTTGATATAGACAGACCTTTGCCAGAAGCAGAAAAAGAAAAACCGGCATCTGATGAAAGCTTTGAAAACCTTGAGGCCTATCAGCGGGAGAAAAAAATAAGGTTGGCAAATATAAAAGGGTTGAAAACAATTCAGACCTTATTTGATGACGATCCTCTTTCAAGAGAAATTCCGCAGGAAAAGCAGGATTCGATATCTAAAGAAGATACAGGAAGTATACTGAAAACCAATATTCCAACAGAATATATGGAAGCTGAAAAGCAAAAGCCAGAGTTCAGACTAGATCTGAACGACAGAATGGCTTTCACAAAATTGCTTTTCGGAGGAAGCCAGACAGATCTTAATCACGCTGTTTCGGAACTGAACAAATGCAAGAATCTGGAAGAGGCTAAAGAATATCTGAGCGAACTTTATTATGACCGAAAATGGAATAAAGTAGATGAATATGCTCAGAGACTTTGGATATTGGTAGAAAATAAATTCTTATAA
- a CDS encoding thymidine kinase, which translates to MFLENTINHSKQSGWMEVICGSMFSGKTEELIRRLRRAEMAGQNVEIFKPKTDTRYSDEDVVSHNKNKIRSTAVENPNEIILLGSNCDVVGIDEAQFFDESIVEVANQLANNGIRVVIAGLDMDFLGRPFGPIPNLMATAEYVTKVHAICKRTGNLANYSMRISQGNDLVELGETESYEAVSRRVFIEEVLSKKK; encoded by the coding sequence ATGTTTTTAGAAAATACAATTAATCATTCCAAACAAAGCGGTTGGATGGAAGTTATTTGTGGTTCGATGTTTTCCGGAAAAACCGAAGAGTTGATCCGAAGACTCAGAAGGGCTGAAATGGCGGGGCAGAATGTGGAAATTTTCAAACCCAAAACAGACACAAGATATTCTGATGAAGATGTTGTTTCGCACAATAAAAATAAAATCCGAAGTACTGCAGTAGAAAATCCTAACGAAATTATTCTTTTGGGGTCAAATTGCGATGTAGTGGGAATTGATGAAGCGCAATTCTTTGACGAAAGCATCGTTGAGGTAGCTAATCAATTGGCTAACAACGGTATTCGCGTGGTAATCGCCGGCTTGGATATGGATTTTCTCGGGCGTCCTTTCGGACCAATCCCTAATCTGATGGCAACTGCAGAATATGTGACCAAGGTGCACGCTATTTGTAAAAGAACAGGAAATCTGGCAAATTATTCAATGAGGATCTCCCAGGGGAATGATCTGGTAGAATTAGGAGAAACTGAAAGTTATGAAGCGGT